In Panicum virgatum strain AP13 chromosome 4N, P.virgatum_v5, whole genome shotgun sequence, a single window of DNA contains:
- the LOC120670567 gene encoding GDSL esterase/lipase APG-like: MAPAATVQARCLLAAALLLVVGTRGGGAQPLVPAVMTFGDSSVDVGNNDYLHTIIKANFPPYGRDFANHAATGRFCNGKLATDITADTLGFTTYPAAYLSPQASGQNLLIGANFASAGSGYYDHTALMYHAIPLSQQLEYFKEYQSKLAAVAGAGQARSIVTGALYIISFGASDFVQNYYINPLLFKTQTADQFSDRLVGIFSNTVSQLYGMGARRIGVTSLPPLGCLPASITLFGHGGDGCVARLNRDSQSFNRKMNATVDALSSRYPDLKIAVFDIYTPLYDLATDPQAQGFTEARRGCCGTGTVETTVLLCNPKSVGTCPNATSYVFWDAVHPSEAANQVIADSLITEGLVLVT; this comes from the exons ATGgctccggcggcgacggtgcaGGCGAGGTGCCTGCTGGCCGCGGCGCTGCTCCTCGTGGTGgggacccgcggcggcggcgcgcagccgcTGGTGCCGGCGGTGATGACGTTCGGCGACTCGTCGGTGGACGTCGGGAACAACGACTACCTCCACACCATCATCAAGGCCAACTTCCCGCCCTACGGCAGGGACTTCGCCAACCACGCCGCCACGGGGCGGTTCTGCAACGGCAAGCTCGCCACCGACATCACCGCCGACACGCTGGGGTTCACCACCTACCCGGCGGCGTACCTCAGCCCGCAGGCGTCCGGGCAGAACCTTCTGATCGGCGCCAACTTCGCGTCTGCAGGATCCGGATACTACGACCACACGGCACTCATGTAT CACGCGATCCCGCTGTCCCAGCAGCTGGAGTACTTCAAGGAGTACCAGTCGAagctggcggcggtggccggcgccgggcAGGCCCGGTCCATCGTCACCGGCGCGCTGTACATCATCAGCTTCGGCGCGAGCGACTTCGTCCAGAACTACTACATCAACCCCCTGCTCTTCAAGACCCAGACCGCCGACCAGTTCTCCGACCGCCTCGTCGGCATCTTCAGCAACACCGTCTCG CAACTCTACGGCATGGGGGCGCGGCGCATCGGCGTGacgtcgctgccgccgctgggGTGCCTCCCGGCGTCGATCACGCTGTTcgggcacggcggcgacggGTGCGTGGCGAGGCTCAACCGCGACTCCCAGAGCTTCAACCGGAAGATGAACGCCACCGTCGACGCGCTGTCGAGCCGGTACCCGGACCTCAAGATCGCCGTCTTCGACATCTACACGCCCCTCTACGACCTCGCCACCGACCCGCAGGCGCAGGGCTTCACGGAGGCGCGGCGAGGGTGCTGCGGAACGGGGACGGTGGAGACGACGGTGCTCCTCTGCAACCCCAAGTCGGTGGGCACGTGCCCCAACGCCACGTCCTACGTGTTCTGGGACGCCGTCCACCCGTCGGAGGCGGCCAACCAAGTCATCGCCGACTCGCTCATCaccgagggcctcgtcctcgtcACGTGA